A single Candidatus Rubidus massiliensis DNA region contains:
- a CDS encoding acid-resistance membrane protein: MFETLQRHKSFYIFESILFIILGMLAIGLPMLFTFATTIFIGWILIAAGIWQIVSVLKTKHSWEFFWFLINSIVTIIAGGLLIFYPVLGAVTLTALLIAYFLISGIAKIIIGFRSKNLQGWGWLIASGVISILLSFLIWQGWPDSALWVIGLFVGIDLLIFGVSLLTLVLSAPKNNNIN; this comes from the coding sequence ATGTTTGAAACACTTCAACGTCATAAAAGTTTTTACATTTTTGAATCCATTCTATTTATCATTTTAGGAATGCTAGCTATAGGTTTGCCTATGCTATTTACCTTTGCTACAACAATTTTTATTGGATGGATATTAATTGCAGCTGGAATTTGGCAAATTGTTAGTGTATTAAAAACAAAACATTCTTGGGAATTTTTTTGGTTTTTAATTAATTCTATCGTAACCATCATCGCTGGTGGCTTGCTCATATTCTATCCAGTTTTGGGCGCTGTCACTTTAACGGCTCTATTGATTGCTTACTTTCTGATCTCTGGAATTGCAAAAATCATAATCGGTTTTCGTTCTAAAAATTTGCAAGGCTGGGGCTGGCTTATTGCAAGTGGTGTTATATCTATCTTACTTAGCTTTTTAATTTGGCAAGGCTGGCCAGATTCTGCACTATGGGTTATAGGCTTATTTGTTGGTATTGATTTACTAATTTTTGGTGTTTCATTGCTTACATTAGTGCTGAGTGCACCAAAAAATAACAATATTAACTAA
- the cbs gene encoding Putative cystathionine beta-synthase, with product MPFLSILDTIGKTPLVHLKKICPNPDVTLLAKIEYFNPGGSIKDRIVLHIINHAEQKGLLKPGGTIIENTSGNTGAAVAMIAAVRGYKAILVMPDKVSKEKQNTLKAFGAEIIVTPTAVPHDSPEHYENVAKRLAQEIPNSFRINQYDNLKNPEAHFQTTGPEIWEQTNGKIDYFVASGSTGGTISGIGKYLKSKNSKIKILMPDPIGSIYKEYFDTGKIPTEGNCNYYVEGIGEDRLTEAMDFSVVDQMIKVKDQDAFDTARLLAKKEGILAGGSAGANVWGALQLAETISKGVIVTIIPDSGVRYLSKMYNDEWMLEHEFATDGLTDSVYV from the coding sequence ATGCCTTTTTTATCGATCTTAGATACTATCGGAAAAACACCACTAGTTCATTTAAAAAAAATTTGTCCAAATCCAGATGTTACTTTATTGGCAAAAATTGAATACTTCAATCCGGGTGGTAGTATCAAAGATCGAATAGTTTTACATATTATTAATCATGCAGAACAAAAAGGTTTATTAAAACCCGGTGGCACAATCATTGAAAATACATCAGGCAATACAGGAGCCGCTGTTGCTATGATTGCAGCAGTTAGAGGCTATAAAGCCATTTTAGTAATGCCTGATAAAGTAAGTAAAGAGAAACAAAACACTTTAAAAGCATTTGGTGCTGAAATTATTGTTACTCCAACAGCTGTTCCTCACGATTCACCAGAACATTATGAAAATGTAGCTAAAAGATTAGCTCAAGAAATACCCAATAGCTTTCGAATTAATCAATACGATAATTTAAAAAATCCTGAAGCTCATTTTCAAACCACAGGGCCTGAAATTTGGGAACAAACAAATGGAAAGATTGACTATTTCGTAGCAAGTGGCAGTACAGGTGGCACAATTAGCGGAATTGGCAAATATCTAAAGAGCAAAAATTCAAAAATCAAAATTTTAATGCCAGATCCTATTGGTTCCATTTATAAAGAATATTTTGATACTGGAAAAATACCAACTGAAGGAAATTGTAACTATTATGTTGAAGGTATTGGAGAAGATCGTTTAACTGAAGCCATGGATTTTTCAGTCGTTGATCAAATGATCAAAGTAAAAGATCAAGATGCCTTTGATACAGCCAGATTATTAGCCAAAAAAGAAGGTATTTTAGCTGGTGGTTCAGCTGGCGCGAATGTATGGGGAGCCCTACAATTAGCTGAAACGATTTCAAAAGGCGTTATTGTTACGATTATTCCAGATAGCGGTGTTAGATATTTAAGCAAAATGTATAATGATGAATGGATGCTTGAACATGAATTTGCAACTGACGGCTTAACAGATTCTGTATATGTTTAA
- the metC gene encoding Cystathionine beta-lyase has protein sequence MFKKDTKFATKAIHNGNYSDPVNGSIMPPIYMTSTFLQSSPGNPIGNYDYTRAGNPNFTILENSLASLENGSFATVFSSGLGALTAILSLFSSGDTVVLFDGMYGGTFRLLNKVFSKFNLHFISINPHDENALQNAFEKKPKALLFETPTNPLLTVYDIEKYVNFAKQHKALCIVDNTFATPYFQNPLDLKADIVWHSCTKYIGGHSDVIGGVAITNNEDIKKQLDFYRMAIGLNPSPFDTWLTTRGIKTLSLRMEQHQKNALDLIEFLQNKHIVKKIHYPSLNVNTPLTKQMRGYGGIVSVEFNLSLEQTKQLVSSFQLFALAESLGGVESLVCHPATMTHTSIPPKERERMGLSEGLVRFSVGIEHISDLKKDIEHALSTLNFNN, from the coding sequence ATGTTTAAAAAAGACACAAAATTTGCTACGAAGGCCATTCACAACGGCAACTATTCCGATCCTGTAAACGGATCTATCATGCCTCCGATTTATATGACTTCTACATTTTTACAAAGCTCTCCCGGCAATCCTATTGGCAATTACGATTATACAAGAGCTGGTAACCCGAATTTTACAATTTTAGAAAACTCCTTAGCTTCCCTTGAAAATGGTAGTTTTGCCACAGTTTTTTCATCAGGCCTTGGGGCGTTAACTGCTATTTTATCCCTTTTTTCAAGTGGTGATACTGTCGTTTTATTTGATGGAATGTACGGAGGAACATTTAGGTTATTAAATAAGGTTTTTTCAAAATTTAATCTCCATTTTATATCAATAAATCCTCATGATGAAAATGCATTGCAAAATGCCTTCGAGAAAAAACCAAAAGCATTGCTTTTTGAAACACCAACTAATCCCCTTTTGACAGTTTACGATATTGAAAAGTATGTCAATTTTGCTAAACAACATAAGGCTTTATGTATCGTTGATAATACTTTTGCAACTCCATATTTTCAAAACCCCTTAGATTTAAAGGCCGATATCGTTTGGCACAGCTGCACTAAATATATTGGTGGGCATTCAGATGTCATTGGAGGAGTCGCCATTACAAATAACGAAGACATAAAAAAACAATTAGATTTTTACCGAATGGCCATAGGTTTGAATCCAAGTCCTTTTGATACTTGGTTAACAACAAGAGGAATTAAGACATTATCTCTTCGTATGGAACAACATCAAAAAAACGCCCTTGATTTGATTGAATTTTTACAAAATAAACATATTGTCAAAAAAATTCATTACCCATCCCTTAATGTAAATACTCCTCTTACTAAACAAATGAGAGGTTATGGAGGTATAGTTTCAGTCGAATTTAATCTTTCTTTAGAACAAACCAAGCAACTTGTCTCCTCTTTTCAACTTTTTGCGCTTGCTGAAAGTTTAGGTGGGGTCGAATCTTTAGTCTGTCACCCTGCCACAATGACCCATACTTCAATCCCTCCAAAAGAAAGGGAGCGAATGGGGCTATCTGAAGGCCTAGTCCGATTTTCTGTTGGAATTGAGCATATCAGTGATCTTAAAAAAGATATTGAACACGCTTTAAGCACATTAAATTTTAATAACTAA
- the kbl gene encoding 2-amino-3-ketobutyrate coenzyme A ligase — MKESFYTHINQELENIKNLGFYKKERIITSPQQSEIAISNGQHVLNFCANNYLGLANNQQLKEAAKESLDKYGFGLSSVRFICGTQTIHKELEDKLSSFLGMEDTILYSSCWDANGGLFEILLGPEDAVISDSLNHASIIDGIRLCKAKRLRYENNNMKDLEEKLKEAEGSRFKLIATDGVFSMDGTIANLQGICDLADKYNALVMVDDSHAVGFIGKKGRGTHEFCNVMGRVDIITGTLGKALGGASGGYTSAKKEVIDLLRQRSRPYLFSNTLAPSIAGASLQALKLIESSDDLRQKLIENSEYFREKMTALGFTLPPGEHPIIPVMLGDAKLAQEFAAKMLEEGIYVIGFFYPVVPQGKARIRTQMSAVHSKQDLDKAIAAFEKVGKSLQVI, encoded by the coding sequence ATGAAAGAATCGTTCTACACTCACATCAATCAAGAATTAGAAAATATTAAAAATTTAGGATTTTATAAGAAGGAACGGATAATCACTTCTCCCCAACAATCTGAAATAGCAATTTCCAATGGTCAGCATGTATTAAATTTTTGCGCAAATAATTACTTAGGATTAGCGAATAACCAGCAACTAAAAGAGGCTGCAAAAGAAAGTCTTGATAAGTATGGATTTGGCCTTTCCTCCGTTAGATTTATATGTGGTACCCAAACCATTCATAAAGAATTAGAAGACAAACTATCCTCTTTTTTAGGAATGGAAGATACAATCTTGTACTCTTCTTGCTGGGATGCCAATGGTGGATTATTTGAAATACTTTTAGGTCCTGAAGACGCTGTAATTAGCGATTCTTTAAATCACGCCAGTATTATAGATGGTATCCGTTTGTGTAAGGCAAAACGGTTACGCTACGAAAACAATAATATGAAAGATTTAGAAGAGAAGCTAAAGGAAGCTGAGGGATCCCGCTTTAAATTAATAGCGACAGATGGCGTATTCTCAATGGATGGTACCATAGCCAATTTACAAGGCATTTGTGATTTAGCAGATAAATATAATGCGCTTGTCATGGTAGACGATTCTCATGCGGTTGGATTCATTGGAAAAAAAGGGCGTGGTACTCATGAATTTTGCAATGTAATGGGAAGAGTAGACATTATTACGGGTACTCTTGGAAAAGCGTTAGGTGGCGCCTCAGGCGGTTATACTTCTGCTAAAAAAGAAGTCATAGATCTTCTTCGTCAACGTTCAAGACCATATCTTTTTTCAAATACTTTAGCGCCATCAATTGCTGGAGCTTCTTTACAAGCTTTAAAACTGATTGAAAGTAGTGATGATTTAAGACAAAAACTAATTGAAAATAGTGAGTATTTTAGAGAGAAAATGACAGCTCTTGGGTTTACTCTCCCTCCTGGCGAACATCCCATTATTCCAGTAATGCTAGGCGACGCTAAGCTCGCTCAAGAATTTGCAGCAAAAATGCTAGAAGAGGGAATTTATGTAATTGGTTTCTTCTATCCTGTAGTGCCTCAAGGAAAAGCCCGTATTAGAACGCAGATGTCTGCTGTTCATTCAAAACAAGATTTAGATAAAGCCATCGCTGCCTTTGAAAAAGTTGGTAAAAGTTTACAAGTTATTTAA
- the tdh gene encoding L-threonine 3-dehydrogenase produces MKALVKKYSKPGLWMDEVPVPEVGDDEVLIKVKKTSICGTDVHIYKWDSWAQKTIPVPMVVGHEFMGTIEALGKNVKHLQVGQRVSGEGHITCGQCPPCKMGNKHLCMNTLGVGVNRHGCFAEYFNLPAENVFLLPDSVKDNVASIFDPYGNAVHTTLSFEVTGEDVLITGAGPIGIMAAAIAQKAGARHVVITDVNEYRLDLAKKMGATTTVNVAKQDIKEVMKELGITHGFTVGLEMSGHPNGLSTLLETAQHGAKIALLGILPPHTTVDWDLVIFKMLMVKGIYGREVFRTWYKMTNLLESGLNLEPIITHHFPIDDYEKGFEVMLSGKSGKVILDW; encoded by the coding sequence ATGAAAGCATTAGTTAAAAAATACTCTAAGCCTGGACTTTGGATGGATGAAGTTCCGGTCCCTGAAGTTGGAGATGATGAAGTTTTAATTAAAGTAAAAAAAACGTCTATTTGCGGTACAGATGTTCATATTTATAAATGGGACTCTTGGGCGCAAAAAACAATTCCTGTTCCTATGGTTGTCGGTCACGAATTTATGGGAACAATTGAAGCGCTTGGCAAAAACGTAAAGCATTTACAAGTAGGTCAAAGAGTCAGCGGCGAAGGACACATAACTTGTGGACAGTGCCCTCCTTGTAAAATGGGAAATAAACATTTATGTATGAATACATTGGGTGTTGGTGTTAACCGTCACGGCTGTTTTGCTGAATACTTTAACCTTCCAGCTGAAAACGTCTTTCTTTTACCAGATAGTGTAAAAGACAACGTAGCTTCTATATTTGATCCTTACGGCAATGCAGTTCACACAACGTTATCTTTTGAAGTAACTGGTGAAGATGTTTTGATTACAGGTGCTGGTCCAATAGGTATAATGGCGGCAGCTATTGCTCAAAAAGCTGGAGCTAGACACGTCGTTATTACGGATGTAAATGAATATAGACTTGATTTAGCTAAAAAAATGGGAGCTACCACTACCGTTAACGTGGCAAAACAAGACATTAAAGAAGTTATGAAAGAGCTTGGGATTACGCACGGATTTACTGTCGGTCTTGAGATGTCTGGCCACCCAAATGGTTTAAGCACTCTTTTAGAAACAGCTCAGCATGGCGCAAAAATTGCCTTACTTGGCATTTTACCACCTCACACAACTGTAGATTGGGATTTAGTCATTTTCAAAATGTTAATGGTCAAAGGAATATATGGACGAGAAGTCTTTAGAACCTGGTATAAAATGACCAATCTTTTAGAAAGCGGTCTTAATTTAGAACCAATCATTACCCATCATTTCCCAATTGATGATTATGAAAAGGGATTTGAAGTCATGTTATCTGGTAAATCTGGCAAAGTCATTCTTGATTGGTAA
- a CDS encoding Core-2/I-Branching enzyme produces the protein MKKSLFLLFILLLASFPCFAEKNQKKIALLFLTRSDLNQPKIWKKWVDPRKCTVYNHSKSIPKDPWLAKYRIKNIQPNEWGFLLLPQQALLQEALKNPLNEKFIFLSESCIPLRSCKETHKILLSFPESQMCWNDIWWRGDPARTLTEFPPEHHLGNHQWIILNRKHAELMANDNYWIHLANNHICSDEAYPATFFSMCGVLDEFRNELTTYVDWFRGSPYTFCEDNEENEDALIQAKCSSHGIFGASLCLFARKFSKDYPEEKIRAIIKFKSMSPFGQE, from the coding sequence ATGAAAAAATCTCTATTTTTATTATTCATTTTGCTGCTGGCAAGTTTTCCTTGTTTTGCAGAAAAAAATCAAAAAAAAATTGCCTTACTTTTTTTAACAAGATCAGATTTAAATCAACCTAAAATTTGGAAAAAATGGGTTGACCCTCGCAAGTGTACAGTTTACAATCATTCTAAGAGCATTCCCAAAGATCCTTGGCTTGCAAAATATCGAATCAAAAATATTCAACCCAATGAATGGGGCTTTCTTTTATTACCCCAACAAGCTTTGCTTCAAGAAGCATTAAAAAATCCCCTTAATGAAAAATTTATTTTTTTATCGGAATCTTGCATTCCTCTTAGATCTTGTAAAGAAACACATAAAATTTTGTTAAGCTTTCCAGAATCACAAATGTGCTGGAATGATATTTGGTGGAGAGGTGATCCAGCACGAACTTTAACAGAATTTCCTCCAGAACATCATCTAGGCAATCACCAATGGATTATACTCAATCGAAAACATGCAGAGCTAATGGCAAATGATAATTATTGGATTCATTTGGCAAATAACCATATTTGTTCAGATGAAGCCTATCCTGCTACTTTTTTTAGTATGTGTGGTGTTTTAGATGAATTTAGAAACGAGCTAACCACTTATGTAGATTGGTTTAGAGGAAGTCCCTATACATTTTGTGAAGATAATGAGGAAAATGAAGACGCCTTGATTCAGGCTAAGTGCAGTTCTCATGGGATTTTCGGGGCAAGTTTATGCTTATTTGCACGAAAGTTCTCTAAAGATTATCCCGAAGAAAAAATTCGAGCTATTATAAAGTTTAAATCAATGTCCCCTTTTGGACAAGAATAG
- a CDS encoding Core-2/I-Branching enzyme — protein sequence MLQEALKNPLNEKFIFLSESCIPLRSCKETHKILLSFPESQMCWNDIWWRGDPARTLTEFPPEHHLGNHQWIILNRKHAELIANDNYWIHLANNHICSDEAYPATFFSMCGVLDEFRNELTTYVDWFRGSPYTFCEDNEENEDALIKAKCSSHGIFGASLCLFARKFSKDYPEEKIRAIIKFKSMSPFGQE from the coding sequence TTGCTTCAAGAAGCATTAAAAAATCCCCTCAATGAAAAATTTATTTTTTTATCGGAATCTTGCATCCCTCTTAGATCTTGTAAAGAAACACATAAAATTTTGTTAAGCTTTCCAGAATCACAAATGTGCTGGAACGATATTTGGTGGAGAGGTGATCCAGCACGAACTTTAACAGAATTTCCTCCTGAACATCATCTAGGCAATCACCAATGGATTATACTCAATCGAAAACATGCAGAGCTAATAGCAAATGATAATTATTGGATTCATTTGGCAAATAACCATATTTGTTCAGATGAAGCCTATCCTGCTACTTTTTTTAGTATGTGTGGTGTTTTAGATGAATTTAGAAACGAGCTAACCACTTATGTAGATTGGTTTAGAGGAAGTCCCTATACATTTTGTGAAGATAATGAGGAAAATGAAGACGCCTTGATTAAGGCTAAATGCAGTTCTCATGGGATTTTTGGGGCAAGTTTATGCTTATTTGCACGAAAGTTCTCTAAAGATTATCCCGAAGAAAAAATTCGAGCTATTATAAAGTTTAAATCAATGTCCCCTTTTGGACAAGAATAG
- the tnpA_4 gene encoding Transposase for transposon Tn5: protein MTKNQAPGFGKTNFNDKRLDDRFVKIYEEFKKNPSAILSHVFFNSHQCKAAYRFFQNPKITEEEMLRSHHDTLFDFLISDKCEEILEIQDTTECDYTNHPKTANLGKLGSSKDYRNGIKCHSSLIVTANGLPLGIGSLNLWNRTEFKYNGSKNIRKIPIKEKESFKWINGIENFDTCHLKNLSRIIICDREADFYEFQDYICNNNKGMVIRLRWDRKTEDGLMIKESLKQTPIQGYETIKIKSKGGLGTSREEKEVKLAVRYTTLSMKAPKNIDKSTINSKKLKLTIVHAIEVNPENNEEPVEWNLITNVEVNGLEDALKIIRWYSYRWLVEEFHKILKAGIKVEEARLSEAGRLEKLITFLSIIAVRILWMSRINRLNPEAPIEFMLSEQETVVLTGHAKKKAKKELKNINDAVRYIASLGGFKGRKSDGSPGLLTLWRGLIKFYDMLEGYDIT from the coding sequence ATGACAAAAAATCAAGCACCAGGATTTGGAAAAACTAATTTTAATGATAAACGACTTGACGACAGATTTGTAAAAATTTACGAAGAATTTAAAAAAAATCCCTCGGCTATCTTATCACACGTTTTTTTTAACTCACATCAATGTAAAGCAGCTTATAGATTTTTTCAAAATCCAAAAATAACTGAAGAGGAAATGCTTAGATCTCATCATGATACTCTTTTTGATTTCTTAATTTCGGATAAGTGTGAAGAAATCCTTGAAATTCAAGACACAACTGAATGCGATTATACAAATCACCCAAAAACAGCGAATTTGGGAAAACTTGGATCATCTAAGGATTATAGAAATGGAATTAAGTGTCACAGCTCCTTAATTGTTACTGCTAATGGTTTGCCACTTGGTATAGGTTCGTTAAACCTTTGGAATAGAACAGAATTTAAATATAATGGTAGCAAAAACATTCGGAAAATTCCTATTAAAGAAAAAGAAAGTTTTAAGTGGATTAATGGGATAGAAAATTTTGATACTTGTCATTTAAAAAATCTTTCAAGAATCATTATTTGCGATAGAGAAGCAGATTTTTATGAATTTCAGGATTACATTTGCAATAATAATAAGGGAATGGTAATCCGCCTTAGATGGGATCGTAAAACAGAAGATGGATTAATGATTAAAGAGTCATTGAAGCAAACTCCTATACAAGGTTATGAAACAATCAAGATAAAATCTAAGGGCGGTTTAGGGACGAGTAGGGAGGAAAAAGAGGTAAAATTAGCTGTCCGTTATACAACATTATCTATGAAAGCTCCAAAAAACATCGACAAAAGCACGATCAATAGTAAAAAGTTGAAATTAACAATTGTACATGCAATAGAAGTTAATCCAGAAAATAATGAAGAACCGGTTGAATGGAATTTAATTACCAATGTAGAGGTTAATGGTTTAGAGGATGCTCTAAAGATAATACGTTGGTACAGCTATAGATGGCTCGTAGAGGAATTTCATAAAATATTGAAGGCCGGAATAAAGGTCGAAGAGGCAAGACTTAGTGAGGCAGGCAGGTTAGAGAAATTGATAACGTTTTTATCTATCATAGCAGTTAGAATTTTGTGGATGAGTCGGATAAATCGTCTTAATCCAGAAGCGCCAATTGAGTTTATGTTAAGTGAACAGGAAACCGTTGTATTAACAGGACATGCAAAAAAGAAAGCTAAAAAAGAATTGAAAAACATAAATGATGCAGTAAGATATATCGCTTCTCTTGGAGGATTTAAAGGAAGAAAAAGCGATGGAAGTCCAGGTCTCTTAACATTATGGAGAGGACTTATAAAATTTTATGACATGCTAGAAGGCTATGACATAACATGA
- a CDS encoding putative lipopolysaccharide biosynthesis O-acetyl transferase WbbJ, whose amino-acid sequence MSPNYSHEELETLLGSVGLNVHIHRSVVFFNPKKIFIGSNVRIDCFCLLSAGEEGIFINNYIHIASSTHLFGSGGKIVLEDYCNLSSRVSLFTASDDYTDGHMTNPMIPDEYKKVDQGSIIIKKHAIIGCGSIILPNVEVNIGAAVGALTLVKKDIEPFLIMGGIPAKHIGERNNRVLEVEYAFAQTVGV is encoded by the coding sequence ATGTCACCAAACTATTCTCATGAAGAATTAGAAACTTTACTAGGATCTGTAGGTTTAAATGTACATATTCATCGGTCAGTTGTTTTCTTCAATCCTAAAAAAATCTTTATAGGATCTAATGTTAGAATCGATTGTTTTTGTTTATTGAGTGCCGGAGAAGAAGGAATTTTTATTAATAATTATATTCATATAGCTTCTAGCACGCATCTTTTTGGTAGCGGCGGAAAAATTGTTTTAGAAGATTATTGCAATCTCTCTTCCAGAGTGTCTTTATTTACAGCAAGCGATGATTATACAGATGGGCATATGACCAATCCGATGATTCCAGATGAATATAAAAAAGTAGATCAAGGGTCGATAATAATAAAAAAGCACGCTATTATTGGTTGTGGCTCCATTATTCTTCCAAATGTAGAAGTAAATATTGGAGCGGCTGTTGGAGCTTTAACTTTAGTCAAAAAAGACATCGAACCGTTTCTCATAATGGGTGGAATACCAGCTAAGCATATTGGTGAAAGAAACAATCGCGTTTTAGAAGTTGAGTATGCTTTTGCCCAAACTGTCGGCGTTTAA
- the kfoC gene encoding Chondroitin polymerase — MKKISVAMSSYNHAPYVSYAIESVLSQDVDLEFTIVDDGSKDETAAIISKYKDPRISFQPLPKNEGACVALRKAIEMGSGEYVAIINSDDAFLPGKLKEQQDFLDQNPNIAAVFGFAEFIDEKGNIIQNDKLSFGSIFEKNNRSRFEWLNFFFFNGNALCHPSVMIRRSCYKELGYYDPRLMQLPDYDFWIKLLLKHEIHVMQKKIIQFRMLPHERNTSAPSFAVIQRQQWETLQILNNYLTISTLDEYFSIFPEDRKIYSTVTEKEMPYIIPFALANKALNNSFHSSIQPSYKLFALQKLYDLMQIKEVYSNLAPKFGITLANFCKLPSQHRIFKYPWHFAITQYLKKYAVMRAANHAIKKTIHLIKRK; from the coding sequence ATGAAAAAAATTTCAGTAGCTATGTCTTCTTACAATCACGCCCCTTATGTATCCTATGCTATTGAAAGCGTTTTGTCGCAAGATGTAGACCTTGAATTTACAATTGTTGATGATGGTTCTAAAGACGAAACAGCAGCCATTATTTCTAAATATAAAGATCCCCGCATCTCTTTTCAACCTTTGCCAAAAAATGAAGGGGCTTGTGTTGCTTTACGAAAAGCAATTGAGATGGGAAGTGGCGAATATGTAGCCATTATAAATTCTGACGATGCTTTTTTACCGGGTAAATTAAAGGAACAACAAGATTTTTTAGACCAAAATCCAAATATTGCCGCAGTTTTTGGATTTGCTGAATTTATCGATGAAAAAGGAAACATAATCCAAAATGATAAATTAAGTTTTGGTTCAATTTTTGAAAAAAATAATCGCTCTAGATTTGAGTGGTTGAATTTCTTTTTTTTTAATGGTAATGCTCTTTGCCATCCATCTGTTATGATCAGGCGTTCTTGTTATAAGGAGCTTGGTTACTATGACCCTAGATTAATGCAATTGCCAGATTACGATTTTTGGATAAAGCTTTTACTAAAGCATGAAATTCACGTTATGCAAAAAAAAATTATCCAATTTCGTATGCTTCCTCACGAGAGAAACACAAGCGCTCCAAGTTTTGCTGTTATTCAAAGACAACAGTGGGAAACTTTACAAATATTAAATAATTATTTGACAATTTCTACGTTAGATGAGTATTTTTCGATTTTTCCAGAAGATAGAAAAATATATAGCACAGTAACAGAGAAAGAAATGCCCTATATTATTCCTTTTGCCTTAGCGAATAAAGCTCTTAATAATTCGTTCCACTCATCTATTCAACCTTCCTATAAACTATTTGCTCTTCAAAAGCTCTATGATCTGATGCAGATAAAAGAAGTTTATAGCAATCTAGCCCCCAAATTTGGTATTACTCTTGCAAACTTTTGCAAATTGCCAAGTCAGCACAGAATTTTTAAATACCCTTGGCATTTCGCAATTACGCAATATTTAAAAAAATATGCAGTGATGCGAGCTGCTAATCATGCCATAAAAAAAACAATTCATTTAATAAAAAGAAAATAA
- the arnB gene encoding UDP-4-amino-4-deoxy-L-arabinose--oxoglutarate aminotransferase gives MHFRPFENPIYVTRPMLPDLESIYQGLNEVWDSKTLTNGGPKHQKLEKEISNYLKVPYNCLFNNGTIALITACQALRLTGEVITTPFTFPATPHVLAWNNIQPVFCDIDPKTMNIDHRKIESLITNKTSAILGVHVYGTPCEVDEIEEIANRHGLRVIYDAAHAFGLEINGRGIGTYGDISMFSFHATKLFHTVEGGCLTFNDPYLKPRIDLLKNFGIKNENEVILPGINGKLNEVQASIGLTNLTLIEDERKKRAAIIQTYQEELFDVEGISYLKTQQHVRPSLQYFIIRINKDKFGISRDELHAKLKEYNVVTRKYFYPLCSDYTCYNSLPSSSPANLVIANQVVHEVLALPLYGDLELEDVKTICKMIKSLSPNKNTIVKELVEAAS, from the coding sequence ATGCATTTCCGCCCCTTTGAAAATCCAATATATGTCACTCGTCCAATGCTTCCCGATTTAGAAAGTATCTATCAGGGGCTAAATGAAGTTTGGGATTCTAAGACGTTAACAAATGGTGGTCCGAAACATCAAAAGCTTGAAAAAGAAATTAGTAACTATTTAAAAGTTCCTTACAATTGTCTTTTCAATAATGGAACCATAGCTTTAATAACTGCATGTCAAGCTCTTCGTTTAACTGGAGAAGTTATTACAACTCCGTTTACATTTCCTGCAACGCCTCATGTACTCGCTTGGAATAATATACAACCCGTGTTTTGTGATATTGATCCTAAAACTATGAATATTGATCATCGAAAAATTGAATCACTCATAACGAATAAAACTTCTGCTATTTTAGGTGTTCATGTTTATGGTACCCCTTGTGAAGTTGACGAGATAGAAGAAATTGCAAATAGACATGGCTTGCGAGTAATTTACGACGCCGCCCATGCTTTTGGACTTGAGATTAATGGCCGCGGCATTGGTACTTACGGCGATATTTCGATGTTTAGTTTTCATGCGACAAAGCTTTTTCATACAGTGGAAGGTGGGTGCTTGACATTTAACGATCCCTATTTAAAGCCACGCATTGATTTATTGAAAAACTTTGGTATAAAAAATGAGAATGAAGTGATTTTGCCTGGCATTAATGGAAAACTCAATGAAGTGCAAGCTTCCATTGGATTGACAAACTTAACATTAATAGAAGACGAGCGAAAAAAAAGAGCTGCGATTATCCAAACTTATCAAGAAGAACTCTTTGATGTAGAAGGGATCAGCTACTTAAAAACTCAACAGCATGTAAGGCCAAGTCTTCAATATTTCATCATTCGTATTAACAAAGATAAATTTGGCATTAGTCGCGATGAACTTCACGCTAAATTAAAAGAATACAATGTTGTGACTAGAAAATATTTCTATCCATTATGTAGCGATTATACTTGTTATAATTCCCTTCCATCTTCTTCTCCTGCAAATCTTGTAATCGCAAACCAAGTCGTGCATGAAGTATTAGCTCTTCCCTTATATGGCGATTTAGAGCTTGAAGATGTAAAGACAATTTGTAAAATGATAAAATCCTTATCACCAAACAAGAATACAATCGTAAAAGAGTTAGTAGAGGCGGCTTCATGA